From a region of the Podospora pseudopauciseta strain CBS 411.78 chromosome 7 map unlocalized CBS411.78m_7, whole genome shotgun sequence genome:
- a CDS encoding uncharacterized protein (CAZy:CE4; EggNog:ENOG503Q5FG; COG:O), with amino-acid sequence MKLSVTILAAYLGLAVAHSDHEGQHIPKILGGRKFLSEMEARRRWSQGVQQPNVIKRHPPSPKSQHHADKRQENTSGKCGASGGSCAAGYCCSAEGWCGRGIDYCSAPDCQLNYGPGCDGNKKPSGPDTSGVARPKLGSVLYGGAGIYDCVTSGDIALTFDDGPYLYTNDLLDKLRSYGAKATFFLTGTNIGKGMINDPATPYPAIIKRMHAEGHQIASHTWSHQNASQMTNTQFTNQMVWNEIALNSILGFFPTYMRPPYSICQRECQNILSTLGYHTIYFNLDTAGYLNDSPRAIQTSKNIWDDAIEGSDPETDSFLQIEHDIHQQIVYNLTDYILTSLFSNGYRAVTVGECLGDPPSNWYRAGPASSSPSSSPSSSPSSAAVPTRTTISVAPTRTGASTDGTCGNGITCAGTRWGACCSAFGFCGVGEEYCQLGNGCQAAWGRCDGDAPAVSSSSSRTSISTRYVISSTSTATSTRTSISTRSVITSTARSTSTTTSSRSSVSTRYVISSTSTSTRRSTSTSISRSTSTSATRTRTTSTTTSTRPTSTPGLAISEDGLCGPENQQTCEGSEFGTCCGPSGRCSSSSIACLAILGCQERYGRCV; translated from the exons ATGAAGCTTTCTGTTACCATCCTTGCCGCCTACCTGGGTTTGGCAGTAGCCCACAGCGATCATGAAGGCCAACATATTCCCAAGATTTTGGGTGGGAGAAAGTTCCTCTCTGAGATGGAAGCTCGCCGTAGGTGGTCCCAGGGTGTCCAACAGCCCAATGTGATCAAAAGgcacccaccatcccccaagTCTCAGCATCACGCCGACAAACGACAAGAAAACACCAGCGGCAAATGTGGCGCCAGTGGTGGAAGCTGCGCGGCAGGTTACTGTTGCTCGGCCGAAGG ATGGTGTGGAAGAGGCATTGACTATTGCTCTGCCCCTGATTGCCAGCTGAACTACGGCCCTGGTTGCGACGGG AACAAAAAGCCAAGTGGCCCGGATACCTCCGGAGTTGCTCGCCCAAAGCTTGGAAGCGTCTTGTATGGCGGAGCTGGTATTTACGACTGCGTCACATCGGGAGATATTGCCCTAACATTTGATGACGGGCCATACCTCTATACAAACGATCTGTTAGATAAGTTGAGG AGCTATGGAGCCAAAGCAACATTTTTCCTCACCGGAACGAATATCGGTAAAGGCATGATCAACGATCCTGCCACGCCGTATCCCGCCATAATCAAG AGGATGCATGCCGAGGGCCACCAAATTGCCAGCCACACTTGGTCTCACCAGAACGCAAGTCAAATGACCAATACCCAGTTCACCAACCAGATGGTGTGGAATGAGATTGCGCTCAACTCGATTCTTGGATTCTTCCCTACTTACATGAG ACCGCCGTATTCCATCTGCCAACGGGAATGTCAAaacatcctctccaccctcggcTATCACACCATCTACTTCAACCTCGACACGGCCGGCTACCTAAACGACAGCCCCCGCGCAATCCAGACGAGCAAGAACATCTGGGATGACGCCATCGAAGGCTCCGACCCAGAAACAGACAGCTTCCTCCAGATCGAGCACGACATCCACCAGCAAATCGTCTACAACCTCACCGACTACATCCTCACCTCTCTGTTCTCCAACGGTTACCGAGCCGTCACGGTAGGTGAATGCCTAGGCGACCCGCCATCAAACTGGTACCGTGCTGGTCCGGCCTCGTCGTCACCCTCATcgtcaccctcatcatcaccgtcaTCGGCAGCTGTACCCACCAGAACAACAATCTCTGTTGCCCCGACAAGAACGGGCGCAAGCACAGATGGTACCTGCGGCAACGGCATCACATGCGCGGGGACCAGATGGGGAGCCTGCTGTTCCGCCTTTGGGTTCTGCGGGGTGGGCGAGGAGTACTGCCAGTTGGGCAACGGGTGCCAGGCAGCGTGGGGGAGGTGCGATGGTGATGCTCCTGCTGTGAGCAGCAGTTCTTCTCGGACGAGTATCAGTACCCGGTATGtcatcagcagcaccagcacagCAACCAGCACACGCACGAGCATCAGTACCCGGTCTGTTATCACGAGCACGGCGAGGAGTACGAGTACTACCACGAGCTCTCGTAGTAGTGTCAGTACGCGGTATGTGATTAGCAGCACGAGCACGAGCACCAGGAGAAGCACGAGCACGAGTATATCAAGAAGCACGTCAACATCTGCCACGAGAACCAGAACCACTT CAACTACAACATCCACCAGaccaacctccacccccggccTCGCCATCAGTGAAGATGGTCTCTGTGGTCCAGAGAACCAACAGACGTGCGAGGGGAGCGAGTTTGGGACCTGCTGCGGGCCGTCGGGGAGGTGCAGCTCGAGTAGTATTGCTTGTTTGGCGATTTTGGGGTGTCAGGAGAGGTATGGGAGGTGTGTTTAA